The Chanos chanos chromosome 6, fChaCha1.1, whole genome shotgun sequence genome includes a region encoding these proteins:
- the dixdc1a gene encoding dixin-A gives MGAKQMKCLSAPSPTHSSKEEYIITQVEDLGGLADDQKEPLDTQTETVTSAIDEQAPGGTEEGSTWEEQLCAQQEQLEKEMQETRKMVSRLQALLLHGSLPEDEQGTPLTFGDSAASAEQQLILIRSRLDQSMEESLDLKRELMRYKQEARNLQAIKDALQQRMSAQEDSVLQLKQELLRSGMARDELAGQNVELQRKLSDRNRLLSEYKKELGQKERQLQLQQIKLDEALRNITDSGHQRLSGCENNGYSHMMETSSPAFPHKAGDELQLVRDALRSLRNSFSGHDPQHHTLDTLEQGVASLMDRLHTLDPKRKHDRKGPAKSPGRRANHTDRESWPPSSKIAHSHSSPVLNATVSTKVLYFTDRSLTPFLVTIPKRLGEVTLKDFKAAVDRQGNFRYHFKSLDPEFGTVKEEVFLDDAVVPGWEGKIVAWVEEDHSEGR, from the exons TCTCAGTGCCCCAAGCcccacacactcttccaaaGAGGAATACATCATTACCCAGGTGGAAGACCTAGGAGGACTTGCCGATGACCAAAAAGAACCACTAGACACTCAGACAG AGACTGTCACGTCTGCTATTGATGAGCAAGCTCCTGGTGGGACAGAAGAGGGGAGCACATGGGAGGAGCAGCTATGTGCACAGCAGGAGCAGCTTGAGAAAGAGATGCAGGAAACCAGGAAAATGGTGTCCCGTCTGCAG GCACTGCTGCTCCATGGCTCACTACCTGAAGATGAGCAAGGCACGCCGCTGACTTTTGGGGACAGTGCTGCAAGCGCAGAGCAACAGCTG ATTTTGATCCGTAGTCGTCTTGATCAGAGCATGGAGGAGTCTCTGGATCTCAAA AGAGAGCTGATGAGGTACAAGCAGGAGGCACGCAACCTGCAGGCCATCAAG gatgCCCTTCAGCAACGCATGTCAGCACAGGAGGACTCAGTGCTCCAACTAAAACAGGAGCTGCTGAGATCTGGCATGGCCAGAGATGAATTGGCTGGACAGAAT GTGGAGCTGCAAAGGAAGCTGAGTGATCGAAACAGGCTGCTCAGTGAATACAAA AAAGAGCTTGGCCAGAAAGAACGACAACTTCAACTACAACAAATTAAACTAGATGAAGCTTTGCGCAACATCACTGACAGTGGTCATCAAAGG TTGTCTGGTTGTGAGAACAATGGATATAGTCACATGATGGAAACTTCTTCCCCTGCCTTTCCTCATAAAGCA GGAGATGAGTTACAGCTTGTACGGGATGCTCTGAGAAGCCTGAGAAATAGCTTCAGTGGTCATGATCCTCAGCACCACACGCTGGACACACTGGAGCAGGGCGTGGCCAGCCTCATGGACCGCCTTCACACTCTTGACCCAAAGCGAAAGCACGACAGAAAG GGTCCAGCCAAGTCTCCAGGAAGAAGAGCCAATCACACAGACCGAGAATCGTGGCCACCAAGCTCCA aaatcGCCCACTCTCATAGCAGCCCTGTGCTCAACGCAACTGTCTCCACTAAAGTGCTGTATTTCACTGATCGCTCACTCACACCATTCTTAGTCACCATCCCTAAAAG ACTGGGGGAGGTTACACTTAAGGACTTTAAGGCAGCTGTGGACAGACAAGGCAATTTCAGATACCACTTCAAATCTCTGGACCCAGAGTTTGGTACAGTGAAGGAGGAG GTGTTTTTGGACGATGCAGTGGTACCTGGGTGGGAAGGAAAGATTGTTGCTTGGGTGGAAGAGGATCACAGCGAGGGCAGATGA